The genome window CCTGTAAAGCAGTGGTGATATTCACCATAGGAAAATCCACTTTTGGAAAGAGGTCAACACCAAGTCGTGGATAGCTCACGACACCAAGGACAACAAGTCCAAGTATGACCATCGTTGCGAAGACAGGGCGTTTTATGGATGTATCAGCGAGCCACATAAAATCAGTCCTCAGTTCCCAGTCGACGGTCGGCAGTCAAGTATTTAAG of Nitrospirota bacterium contains these proteins:
- a CDS encoding efflux RND transporter permease subunit, producing the protein MRTDFMWLADTSIKRPVFATMVILGLVVLGVVSYPRLGVDLFPKVDFPMVNITTALQ